One window of Streptococcus suis genomic DNA carries:
- the lsa(E) gene encoding ABC-F type ribosomal protection protein Lsa(E) has protein sequence MSLINVSNLTFSYEGSYDNIFENVSFQIDTDWKLGFIGRNGRGKTTFLNLLLGKYAYSGNISSTVKFEYFPYDVEDKSLYTIEVMKSICTECMDWEIFREISLLDVQEDALYRPFNTLSNGEQTKVLLAALFLTTSCFLLIDEPTNHLDIDARNVVQNYLKRKKGFILVSHDRSLLDQCVDHILSINKTNIEIQKGNFTSWWENKTLQDNFELAENKKLLKEIGRLSYAAKRSSNWSNKVEKSKYGTTNSGSKLDKGYVGHKAAKAMKRAKNIESRHQEAVLQKSELLHNIEQYDDLKISPLEFHKECLIEANDLSLSYGDKEVCSNLNFRVNIGDRVAIIGKNGSGKSSILKLINGDDIKFTGNFMLASGLKISYISQDTSYLKGNLSEFAYNNKIDETLFKTILRKLDFNREQFDKNMVDFSAGQKKKVLIAKSLCESAHLYIWDEPLNYIDIFSRIQIEKMILEYCPTLLFVEHDDAFCNNICTKNINLGL, from the coding sequence ATGTCCTTAATAAATGTTTCAAATCTAACTTTTTCATATGAAGGAAGTTATGACAATATTTTTGAAAATGTAAGTTTTCAGATAGATACAGATTGGAAACTCGGTTTTATTGGAAGAAACGGACGCGGTAAAACTACTTTCTTAAATTTACTGCTTGGCAAATATGCGTATTCCGGCAATATAAGTTCTACAGTTAAGTTTGAGTATTTTCCTTATGATGTGGAAGATAAGAGTCTATATACAATTGAAGTAATGAAGAGTATTTGTACGGAATGTATGGATTGGGAGATTTTTCGTGAAATATCATTGCTTGATGTTCAAGAAGATGCTTTATATCGTCCGTTTAATACATTGTCAAATGGTGAGCAAACGAAGGTCCTTCTTGCAGCTTTATTCCTTACAACGAGTTGTTTCCTGCTTATTGATGAACCTACAAACCATCTTGACATCGATGCACGTAATGTAGTGCAAAACTATTTGAAACGCAAGAAGGGGTTTATTTTGGTATCTCATGATAGAAGCTTACTTGATCAATGTGTTGACCATATACTATCTATCAATAAAACGAATATCGAAATCCAAAAGGGAAATTTTACTTCTTGGTGGGAGAACAAAACGTTACAAGATAATTTTGAACTGGCAGAAAACAAGAAACTCCTTAAAGAAATAGGAAGGTTGTCTTATGCAGCAAAACGTAGTTCAAACTGGTCAAATAAAGTAGAAAAAAGTAAATATGGAACAACAAATTCTGGTTCAAAACTGGATAAGGGTTATGTTGGACATAAGGCTGCAAAAGCGATGAAACGTGCCAAAAATATTGAGTCAAGACATCAGGAAGCCGTTTTACAAAAATCAGAACTGCTCCACAACATTGAACAATATGATGACTTAAAAATTTCACCACTTGAATTTCACAAAGAGTGCTTAATAGAAGCGAATGATTTATCATTGTCTTATGGAGATAAAGAAGTATGCAGTAATCTTAATTTCAGAGTCAATATTGGTGATAGAGTTGCCATTATCGGAAAAAATGGGAGTGGTAAGTCTAGTATCCTAAAATTGATTAATGGAGATGATATTAAATTTACCGGAAATTTTATGCTAGCAAGTGGACTAAAAATTTCTTATATTTCGCAAGATACTTCATATTTAAAAGGTAATCTATCTGAATTTGCCTATAATAATAAGATCGATGAAACTCTATTTAAAACGATTCTTCGTAAACTGGATTTTAATAGAGAGCAGTTTGATAAGAACATGGTGGATTTTAGTGCTGGTCAGAAAAAGAAAGTACTAATTGCTAAAAGCCTTTGTGAAAGTGCACATTTGTATATATGGGATGAGCCATTGAACTATATTGATATTTTTTCACGTATCCAAATTGAAAAAATGATTTTGGAATATTGTCCTACACTATTGTTTGTGGAGCATGATGATGCTTTTTGCAATAACATTTGTACGAAAAATATTAATTTAGGTTTGTAG
- a CDS encoding DNA recombinase — protein MKYFEVELENPDEFLKLQTEDFVKANRLLLRKIIQSVTVYEEHFVIAFKSGIEMEI, from the coding sequence ATGAAATATTTTGAGGTTGAGTTAGAAAATCCTGATGAATTTTTAAAACTACAAACAGAAGATTTTGTGAAAGCTAATCGCTTGCTACTAAGGAAGATAATCCAGAGCGTTACAGTCTATGAAGAACACTTCGTCATAGCCTTTAAATCTGGCATCGAAATGGAAATATGA
- the ant(9) gene encoding aminoglycoside nucleotidyltransferase ANT(9), producing MSIDLSNKKIPKEAIQALKTIAELLDNMLIGVYLYGSAVMGGLRMNSDVDILVITNQSLSEKTRRNLTNRLMLISGKIGNIKDMRPLEVTVINQKDIVPWHFPPKYEFMYGEWLREQFEKGEIPESTYDPDLAILLAQLRKNSINLLGPKATEVIEPVPMTDIRKAIKESLPGLITSIKGDERNVILTLARMWVTASTGEIRSKDLAAEWAIPQLPFEYAILLDKASKAYLGEYIDKWKGMESEVTELVNYMKKSIESSLNL from the coding sequence TTGAGTATAGATTTAAGTAACAAAAAAATTCCGAAAGAAGCAATTCAAGCATTAAAAACTATAGCGGAACTACTTGATAATATGTTAATTGGGGTGTATTTGTATGGTTCGGCAGTAATGGGTGGTTTACGTATGAATAGCGATGTAGATATTTTGGTAATAACAAATCAAAGTTTATCTGAAAAAACTCGAAGGAATCTTACAAATAGGTTAATGCTTATATCTGGGAAAATAGGAAACATAAAAGATATGAGGCCTCTTGAAGTTACGGTCATAAATCAAAAGGATATTGTCCCTTGGCATTTCCCCCCCAAATATGAATTTATGTATGGCGAGTGGCTAAGAGAGCAGTTTGAAAAGGGAGAAATTCCTGAGTCGACTTATGATCCGGATTTAGCAATACTTTTAGCACAACTAAGAAAAAATAGTATTAACCTTTTGGGACCAAAGGCAACAGAAGTAATTGAGCCTGTGCCAATGACAGATATTCGAAAAGCAATTAAAGAATCGTTGCCCGGGTTGATAACTAGCATTAAAGGTGACGAACGCAATGTGATTTTAACTTTAGCCAGAATGTGGGTGACAGCATCTACTGGTGAAATCAGATCAAAAGATCTGGCAGCTGAATGGGCAATACCTCAATTACCCTTTGAGTATGCCATTTTACTTGACAAAGCAAGCAAGGCTTATCTGGGAGAGTATATTGATAAGTGGAAAGGAATGGAGTCTGAGGTGACTGAACTCGTTAATTATATGAAGAAGTCTATAGAATCTTCCCTTAATCTCTAA
- a CDS encoding phosphoribosyltransferase family protein, producing MESTDVINEIRGILPRNSIGKYDLLTIFTHKTVFDKIVKVLSLDFQNKVDYVAAPEAIGWILGTAIAKELGVGFIGVRKGDKLPYAKEEIISTHFTDYSGQDKSFEISKSSIVRNKRVLIVDDWIETGSQMKALIALLEKLDCSIIGLATIGIDINEVTQKWIDSSFVAYIGSNI from the coding sequence ATGGAAAGTACTGATGTTATAAATGAAATTAGAGGTATATTACCTCGTAACTCAATTGGAAAATATGATTTACTAACTATTTTTACACATAAAACCGTTTTTGATAAAATTGTAAAAGTACTATCATTGGATTTTCAAAATAAAGTAGATTATGTGGCTGCCCCAGAAGCAATTGGATGGATACTAGGCACTGCCATAGCCAAAGAACTTGGAGTGGGGTTTATTGGAGTAAGAAAAGGTGATAAGCTGCCATACGCAAAAGAAGAGATTATTTCGACACATTTTACCGACTATTCAGGTCAAGATAAAAGCTTTGAAATATCTAAGAGTTCTATTGTGAGGAACAAAAGAGTTTTGATTGTAGATGATTGGATAGAGACAGGTTCTCAAATGAAGGCTTTAATAGCTTTGTTAGAGAAATTGGATTGCAGCATTATTGGGTTGGCTACTATTGGGATTGATATAAATGAGGTTACTCAAAAATGGATAGACAGCAGTTTTGTAGCTTATATTGGCTCAAACATATAA
- a CDS encoding transposase has product MIVSMLDRALAAGATASYVLMDSWFTHAPLIGEIASRGLDVIGMVKNDNKRFLVQGRKLSLKELYTAASPVQSKKRGILRSIRTELASGIPVHVVFVRHRTKKNEWLAVLTTDLSLSVEDVIRIYGIRWDIEVFFKCTKSLLRLQKEFQGRSYDLLISHTTIVFSRYILLAWQHRQSTDARSFGGLFYVLCDEVGTLDWAIALQQLLDLINEIATKAGKKLSALIQRQLQQWIATLPSYIKACLPISCCES; this is encoded by the coding sequence GTGATTGTATCGATGTTGGATCGCGCGCTTGCCGCCGGAGCCACGGCCTCCTATGTCTTGATGGACAGTTGGTTCACGCACGCGCCCCTCATTGGCGAGATCGCCTCCCGCGGGCTCGACGTGATCGGCATGGTCAAGAACGACAATAAGCGTTTCCTTGTTCAAGGCCGGAAGCTGTCGCTCAAAGAACTATACACCGCAGCGTCTCCGGTGCAAAGCAAGAAACGAGGCATCCTTCGTTCGATTCGAACCGAGCTTGCCTCCGGCATACCGGTTCACGTGGTATTCGTCCGTCATCGCACGAAGAAGAACGAATGGCTCGCGGTGCTGACGACGGATCTTTCCCTCTCCGTGGAGGACGTGATCCGTATTTACGGGATCCGCTGGGACATCGAGGTCTTCTTCAAGTGCACCAAGTCGCTGCTTCGTTTGCAGAAGGAGTTTCAAGGCCGCTCCTATGATTTACTGATCAGCCATACGACGATTGTATTCTCCCGCTATATTTTGCTGGCCTGGCAGCATCGGCAAAGTACGGATGCTCGCTCGTTCGGCGGTCTGTTTTATGTGTTGTGCGACGAAGTTGGCACATTGGACTGGGCCATCGCCTTGCAGCAACTGCTCGATCTGATCAACGAAATCGCTACGAAAGCAGGAAAAAAGCTTTCGGCTCTGATTCAACGTCAACTCCAGCAATGGATTGCAACTTTACCCAGCTACATCAAGGCCTGTTTGCCCATTTCATGCTGCGAAAGTTGA
- the lnu(B) gene encoding lincosamide nucleotidyltransferase Lnu(B) has product MLKQKELIANVKNLTESDERITACMMYGSFTKGEGDQYSDIEFYIFLKDSITSNFDSSNWLFDVAPYLMLYKNEYGTEVVIFDNLIRGEFHFLSEKDMNIIPSFKDSGYIPDTKAMLIYDETGQLENYLSEISGARPNRLTEENANFLLCDFSNLWLMGINVLKRGEYARSLELLSQLQKNILQLIRMVEKNADNWLNMSKNLEKEISLENYKKFAKTTARLDKVELFEAYKNSLLLVIDLRSHLLEQYNLKVTHDILERLLNYISE; this is encoded by the coding sequence ATGTTAAAACAAAAAGAATTAATTGCAAACGTTAAGAATCTTACTGAGTCAGATGAACGAATTACAGCTTGTATGATGTATGGATCGTTTACCAAAGGAGAAGGTGACCAATACTCTGATATAGAGTTCTATATATTTTTGAAAGATAGTATAACCTCGAACTTTGATTCATCCAACTGGTTGTTTGACGTAGCTCCGTACTTGATGCTTTATAAAAATGAGTACGGAACAGAGGTAGTTATTTTTGATAATCTTATACGTGGGGAATTTCATTTCCTTTCTGAAAAAGATATGAACATAATCCCCTCGTTTAAAGATTCAGGTTATATTCCTGATACGAAGGCTATGCTTATTTACGATGAAACAGGGCAATTAGAAAATTATTTATCAGAGATAAGTGGTGCAAGACCAAATAGACTTACTGAAGAAAATGCTAATTTCTTGTTGTGTGATTTCTCTAATCTATGGTTGATGGGAATCAATGTTCTAAAAAGAGGAGAATATGCTCGTTCTTTAGAACTCTTATCACAGCTTCAAAAAAATATACTACAACTTATACGTATGGTAGAAAAAAATGCGGATAATTGGCTAAATATGAGTAAGAACCTTGAAAAAGAAATTAGCCTTGAAAATTATAAAAAGTTTGCAAAGACCACTGCTCGATTAGATAAGGTAGAATTATTTGAAGCCTATAAAAATTCCTTACTGTTAGTTATAGATTTGCGAAGTCACCTTCTTGAACAATACAACTTAAAAGTTACACATGATATTTTAGAAAGATTGTTGAATTACATTAGTGAATAG
- a CDS encoding WYL domain-containing protein has protein sequence MNDQERLLTIFLRLQSGAHLAKSQLADEFGVSEKTIQRDFSLLGNFLESQPIVAAELAYDAKYHTRYLKGKSLFNKKDILVISKILLENRSLNKEENKSLIDSLLALVSKEEQKEVYQIIASELLNYAPLSDTQNRIDKIWEWSEMIRKELVLNIRYQSPYNTEKQHTILPVSLYYDVHYFYVVAYNLTFESYMTLKLDRIIDWKISKEKKPQISYGEKFRDGEIRNKRVDPFMGRELTIRVQFAYDPTIVTDQFPTARIIEHTPEGVIVEFISQDTPGLKRWLLSQADALTVLSPATLVNDMKNFLKKMQQNYDK, from the coding sequence ATGAACGATCAAGAACGCTTACTAACGATTTTTCTACGTTTGCAATCAGGTGCCCATCTAGCAAAATCACAGCTCGCTGATGAGTTTGGAGTTAGTGAAAAAACGATTCAGAGAGATTTTTCTCTTTTGGGGAATTTCTTGGAATCACAGCCAATAGTTGCAGCGGAACTTGCCTATGATGCAAAATACCATACCCGTTATCTAAAAGGAAAATCATTATTTAATAAAAAGGATATTTTGGTTATATCAAAGATTTTGTTAGAGAACCGTTCTTTGAACAAGGAAGAAAATAAGTCTCTTATCGATAGTTTATTAGCTTTGGTTTCTAAAGAGGAACAAAAAGAGGTTTACCAGATTATTGCAAGTGAATTGCTAAATTATGCGCCATTGTCTGATACTCAAAATCGAATTGATAAAATTTGGGAATGGTCGGAAATGATTCGAAAAGAGTTGGTTCTAAATATCCGGTATCAGTCACCTTATAATACTGAAAAACAACATACGATTCTTCCTGTATCCCTTTACTATGATGTACATTACTTTTATGTTGTAGCATACAATTTGACTTTTGAGTCGTATATGACCTTAAAATTGGATAGAATTATAGATTGGAAAATATCAAAAGAAAAGAAACCACAGATTTCTTATGGGGAGAAGTTTCGTGATGGAGAAATACGGAACAAACGTGTTGATCCCTTTATGGGACGAGAGTTGACGATTAGAGTTCAATTTGCCTATGACCCTACCATTGTAACGGATCAATTTCCAACAGCCAGAATCATTGAACATACACCCGAAGGCGTTATCGTTGAATTTATCAGTCAAGACACACCAGGATTGAAACGCTGGCTGCTAAGTCAAGCAGATGCTTTGACTGTGCTTTCTCCTGCAACGTTAGTAAATGATATGAAGAATTTTCTCAAAAAAATGCAACAAAATTATGACAAATAG
- a CDS encoding DnaA/Hda family protein, giving the protein MKSINKNQTFENFSVNDGNAWALTALKTVIKDKNYYNPVYIYGEEGVGKSHLLNATNNALLSEQNQVILLSAENLTNHLVENLTYSEFDYILIDDLNLMPKDIILEEQLAMLIEKNKKQLIISSTVTPKDLEVSSKLQERLQWGLTTSMTP; this is encoded by the coding sequence ATGAAATCAATCAACAAGAATCAGACATTTGAGAATTTTTCGGTCAATGATGGAAATGCTTGGGCTTTAACTGCATTAAAGACAGTTATTAAGGATAAGAATTACTATAATCCGGTTTATATATACGGTGAAGAGGGAGTTGGGAAATCTCATTTGCTAAATGCTACAAACAATGCACTGCTATCTGAACAAAATCAGGTAATCTTATTATCAGCAGAAAATTTAACCAATCATTTAGTAGAAAATCTCACCTATTCCGAATTTGACTATATCTTAATTGATGATTTGAATCTTATGCCTAAAGACATCATTCTAGAGGAACAACTCGCAATGTTGATTGAAAAAAACAAGAAACAGCTAATTATTTCATCAACTGTCACTCCCAAAGACTTAGAAGTTAGTAGTAAATTACAGGAAAGATTACAATGGGGACTAACAACAAGTATGACACCCTAA
- the rplL gene encoding 50S ribosomal protein L7/L12 yields MALNIENIIAEIKEATILELNDLVKAIEEEFGVTAAAPVAVAAAGGAAEEAKDSFDVELTSAGDKKVGVIKVVREITGLGLKEAKELVDGAPAMVKEGVATAEAEEIKAKLEEAGASVTLK; encoded by the coding sequence ATGGCATTGAACATTGAAAACATTATTGCTGAAATTAAAGAAGCTACTATCCTTGAGCTTAACGATCTTGTAAAAGCTATCGAAGAAGAATTTGGTGTAACTGCGGCTGCTCCTGTAGCTGTTGCTGCAGCTGGTGGTGCTGCTGAAGAAGCTAAAGATTCATTCGACGTTGAATTGACATCTGCTGGCGACAAAAAAGTTGGCGTTATTAAAGTTGTACGTGAAATCACTGGTCTTGGTCTTAAAGAAGCTAAAGAGCTTGTTGACGGTGCACCAGCTATGGTTAAAGAAGGCGTTGCAACTGCAGAAGCTGAAGAAATCAAAGCTAAATTGGAAGAAGCAGGCGCTTCAGTTACTCTTAAATAA
- a CDS encoding DUF5962 family protein — translation MFSEDLYYELEEMLTLGFKNNVEYERYIELKDSYEEETLDYSFSIRELTNQLEVIINTKENDFPNLDECLHGEYLYLVNELKRLDCNIAGKYISLSYD, via the coding sequence ATGTTTAGTGAAGATTTATATTATGAGTTAGAAGAAATGTTAACTCTTGGTTTTAAAAATAATGTTGAATATGAAAGATATATAGAACTTAAGGACTCATATGAAGAAGAAACTTTAGATTATAGTTTTTCAATCAGAGAATTAACTAATCAACTTGAAGTTATTATCAATACCAAAGAAAATGATTTTCCTAATTTAGATGAATGCTTACATGGAGAATATTTGTATTTAGTTAATGAATTAAAAAGATTAGATTGTAATATAGCTGGAAAATATATCAGTTTATCTTATGACTGA
- a CDS encoding AAA family ATPase yields the protein MMKFEAEKLKELKCSGLETGFYDFDKLTTGLHEGQLIILAARPAIGKTAFALNIAQNVARSSKKAVVFFSLETQEKILVKRLLANQEEHTEQHTITRKKTVEDLKRHSIVQSQLTDFPIFIDDSVGLRVIDIRDKVGRLANKTNGLGLIIIDYLQLIQGSRLENRQQEVSEIVHQLKTLAKELKVPVIALSQVCRSVEQREDKRPISSDLRELETSMEQDADIIAFLYRDDYYQEKTVCQAECNLTELIIRKNQNGRLGTVKLYFYKNLNRFL from the coding sequence ATGATGAAATTCGAAGCTGAAAAGTTGAAGGAATTAAAATGTAGTGGCTTGGAGACAGGCTTTTATGACTTTGATAAGTTAACAACTGGTTTGCATGAGGGGCAGCTAATCATCTTGGCAGCTCGTCCTGCAATTGGAAAAACAGCTTTTGCTCTAAATATAGCTCAAAATGTGGCTCGAAGTTCGAAAAAAGCTGTAGTATTCTTTTCTCTTGAGACGCAGGAGAAAATCCTCGTAAAACGGCTCCTAGCTAATCAGGAGGAACACACAGAGCAACATACCATTACACGGAAAAAAACGGTTGAGGACTTGAAGAGGCATTCCATTGTTCAGAGTCAGCTGACAGATTTTCCTATTTTTATTGATGACTCAGTCGGATTAAGGGTTATAGATATTAGGGATAAGGTAGGGCGTTTAGCCAATAAGACGAACGGGCTAGGGTTAATTATCATTGACTATCTCCAGCTAATCCAAGGATCACGGTTGGAAAATCGTCAGCAGGAAGTATCTGAAATCGTACATCAGTTGAAAACCCTTGCTAAGGAATTGAAAGTGCCAGTTATCGCTCTGTCTCAGGTCTGTCGTAGCGTTGAGCAACGGGAGGACAAGAGGCCGATTTCGAGTGATTTGCGGGAGTTAGAGACTAGTATGGAGCAGGATGCTGATATTATCGCTTTTCTCTATCGTGATGACTACTACCAAGAGAAAACAGTCTGTCAGGCGGAATGTAATCTGACGGAGCTAATTATTAGAAAGAATCAGAACGGGAGACTTGGGACGGTAAAGCTGTATTTTTACAAGAATTTGAATCGTTTTTTGTAA
- the rplJ gene encoding 50S ribosomal protein L10 produces MSEAIIAKKAELVNAVAEQMKAATSIVVVDARGLTVEQDTVLRRNLRGAEVEYKVIKNSILRRAAEQAGLEGLAELFVGPSAVAFSNDAVAPAKTIYDFAKTADALEIKGGAVEGKVSSKEEIEALATLPNREGMLSMLLSVLQAPVRNVAYAVKAVAEKEDAA; encoded by the coding sequence ATGTCAGAAGCTATTATCGCTAAAAAAGCGGAATTAGTAAATGCCGTTGCTGAGCAAATGAAAGCTGCAACATCTATCGTTGTGGTTGATGCGCGTGGTTTGACTGTAGAGCAAGATACTGTTCTTCGTCGTAACTTGCGTGGTGCAGAAGTTGAGTACAAAGTTATCAAAAACTCAATCTTGCGTCGTGCTGCTGAGCAAGCTGGTCTTGAAGGTCTTGCAGAATTGTTTGTAGGTCCATCTGCAGTAGCATTCTCAAACGATGCTGTTGCTCCAGCTAAAACAATTTACGATTTCGCGAAAACTGCTGATGCTCTTGAAATCAAAGGTGGAGCTGTAGAAGGTAAAGTTTCTTCTAAAGAAGAAATCGAAGCACTTGCTACATTGCCAAACCGCGAAGGCATGCTTTCTATGTTGCTTTCTGTACTTCAAGCGCCAGTTCGCAACGTTGCATACGCTGTCAAAGCTGTTGCAGAAAAAGAAGACGCAGCTTAA
- a CDS encoding aminoglycoside nucleotidyltransferase ANT(6)-Ia: MRSEKEMMDLVLSLAEQDERIRIVTLEGSRANINIPKDEFQDYDITYFVSDIEPFISNDDWLNQFGNIIMMQKPEDMELFPPEEKGFSYLMLFDDYNKIDLTLLPLEELDNYLKGDKLIKVLIDKDCRIKRDIVPTDIDYHVRKPSAREYDDCCNEFWNVTPYVIKGLCRKEILFAIDHLNQILRFELLRMMSWKVGIKTEFSLSVGKNYKYINKYIDEDLWNRLLSTYRMDSYENIWKSLFICHQLFREVSKEVAELLGFDYPEYGKNITRYTEDMYKKYVENDYF; encoded by the coding sequence ATGAGATCAGAAAAAGAAATGATGGATTTAGTACTTTCTTTAGCAGAACAGGATGAACGTATTCGAATTGTGACCCTTGAGGGGTCACGCGCAAATATTAATATACCTAAAGATGAATTTCAGGATTATGATATTACATATTTTGTAAGTGATATAGAACCGTTTATATCTAATGATGACTGGCTTAATCAATTTGGGAATATAATAATGATGCAAAAGCCGGAGGATATGGAATTATTCCCACCTGAAGAAAAGGGATTTTCCTATCTTATGCTATTTGATGATTACAATAAAATTGATCTTACCTTATTGCCCTTGGAAGAGTTAGATAATTACCTAAAGGGCGATAAATTAATAAAGGTTCTAATTGATAAAGATTGTAGAATTAAAAGGGACATAGTTCCGACTGATATAGATTATCATGTAAGAAAGCCAAGCGCAAGGGAGTATGATGATTGCTGCAATGAATTTTGGAATGTAACACCTTATGTTATTAAAGGATTGTGCCGCAAAGAGATACTGTTTGCAATCGATCATCTGAACCAGATTCTACGGTTTGAACTACTTAGGATGATGTCGTGGAAGGTTGGGATAAAGACAGAATTTTCATTAAGTGTTGGGAAAAATTATAAGTATATTAACAAATACATTGATGAAGATCTATGGAATAGATTATTATCTACATATCGCATGGATTCCTATGAAAATATTTGGAAGTCATTATTTATATGCCACCAATTGTTCAGGGAAGTGTCCAAAGAGGTAGCAGAACTACTGGGGTTTGATTATCCAGAGTATGGTAAGAACATAACAAGATATACCGAGGACATGTATAAAAAATATGTTGAAAATGACTATTTTTAA